The following proteins are encoded in a genomic region of Burkholderia diffusa:
- a CDS encoding pirin family protein, producing the protein MIETRAADQRGRAEHGWLSSRHTFSFANYYDPKQVGFSDLLVINDDRVAPGRGFGTHPHRDMEILSYVLDGALEHKDSMGTGSVIVPGDVQLMSAGTGVRHSEFNHSHETPVHFLQIWIGPAEKGAEPRYQQTNISADDKRGKLTPIVSPDGNGGSLKIRQDTRIYAGLFDGDERATLELAPDRFAYVHVARGSVTVNGVTLGEGDGARIRDEQALTFADGKDAEVLVFDLRPVEVTAEWA; encoded by the coding sequence ATGATCGAGACTCGTGCAGCAGACCAACGTGGCCGTGCCGAGCATGGCTGGCTCAGCTCCCGTCACACGTTTTCTTTCGCGAACTACTACGATCCAAAGCAGGTCGGCTTTTCCGACCTGCTGGTGATCAACGACGACCGCGTCGCGCCGGGCCGCGGCTTCGGCACGCACCCGCACCGCGACATGGAAATCCTGTCGTACGTGCTCGATGGCGCGCTGGAGCACAAGGATTCGATGGGCACCGGTTCGGTGATCGTGCCGGGTGACGTCCAGTTGATGAGCGCGGGTACGGGTGTGCGTCACAGCGAGTTCAACCACTCGCACGAGACGCCCGTTCACTTCCTGCAGATCTGGATCGGGCCGGCCGAGAAGGGCGCCGAGCCGCGCTATCAGCAGACGAATATCTCGGCAGACGACAAGCGCGGCAAGCTCACGCCGATCGTGTCGCCCGACGGTAACGGCGGTTCGCTGAAGATCCGCCAGGACACGCGGATCTACGCGGGCCTGTTCGACGGCGACGAACGCGCCACGCTCGAACTCGCACCGGATCGCTTCGCCTACGTGCATGTCGCACGCGGCAGCGTGACGGTCAACGGCGTGACGCTCGGCGAAGGCGACGGTGCACGTATCCGCGACGAGCAGGCGCTCACGTTCGCGGACGGCAAGGATGCCGAAGTGCTGGTATTCGACCTGCGTCCGGTCGAAGTGACGGCCGAGTGGGCATGA
- the wrbA gene encoding NAD(P)H:quinone oxidoreductase produces MAKVLVLYYSSYGHIETMAQHVAEGAKSVSGVEVTLKRVPETIPVDQAKAIGIKVDQAAPVATVDELAGYDAIIFGTPTRFGNMAGQMRTFLDQTGGLWMKGALVGKIGSVFASTGTQHGGQETTITSFHTTLLHHGMVIVGVPYACSGLVNMNEITGGTPYGATTLAGADGSRQPSANELDIARYQGKHVAELAAKLAS; encoded by the coding sequence ATGGCCAAGGTACTCGTTCTCTACTACTCGTCCTACGGGCACATCGAAACGATGGCGCAGCACGTCGCGGAAGGCGCGAAATCGGTGTCCGGCGTCGAGGTCACGCTCAAGCGCGTGCCTGAAACCATTCCCGTCGACCAGGCGAAGGCGATCGGCATCAAGGTCGACCAGGCCGCACCCGTCGCCACCGTGGACGAACTCGCGGGTTACGATGCGATCATCTTCGGCACACCGACCCGCTTCGGCAACATGGCCGGCCAGATGCGCACGTTCCTCGACCAGACCGGCGGCCTGTGGATGAAGGGTGCGCTCGTCGGAAAGATCGGCAGCGTGTTCGCGTCGACCGGCACGCAGCACGGCGGCCAGGAAACGACCATCACGTCGTTCCACACGACGCTGCTGCACCACGGGATGGTGATCGTGGGCGTGCCCTATGCGTGCAGCGGACTCGTCAACATGAACGAAATCACGGGCGGCACGCCGTACGGCGCGACCACGCTCGCGGGCGCGGACGGCAGCCGTCAGCCGAGCGCGAACGAACTCGACATCGCGCGCTACCAGGGCAAGCACGTCGCGGAACTCGCCGCGAAGCTCGCGTCGTAA
- a CDS encoding LrgB family protein, translating to MTAFPKLGAIWVYLAATPLLGLTITLIAYLIAQAVYARARFNPLANPVLIAVALIVVLLTITRTPYPTYFEGAQFVHFLLGPATVALALPLYRQWSKLRRAAVPLLVGLLAGSLTAIVSAVGIAALFGASHQTIASLAPKSATTPIAMAVAQEIGGIPSLTAVLVISTGIFGAVCARAILNALRIDEPAVRGFALGVASHGIGTARAFQVSEEAGAFAGLGMGLNGVLTAFVVPVLLPVLSRWI from the coding sequence ATGACGGCCTTCCCGAAACTCGGCGCGATCTGGGTCTACCTCGCCGCCACGCCGCTGCTCGGCCTGACGATCACATTGATCGCGTACCTGATCGCACAGGCCGTCTATGCACGCGCGCGCTTCAACCCGCTCGCGAATCCGGTGCTGATCGCGGTCGCGCTGATCGTCGTGCTGTTGACGATCACGCGCACGCCGTATCCGACGTATTTCGAAGGCGCGCAGTTCGTTCACTTCCTGCTCGGCCCGGCGACCGTCGCGCTGGCGCTGCCGCTGTACCGCCAGTGGTCGAAGCTGCGGCGCGCCGCAGTGCCGCTGCTCGTCGGGCTGCTCGCGGGCTCGCTGACCGCGATCGTGTCCGCGGTCGGGATCGCCGCGCTGTTCGGCGCGTCGCACCAGACGATCGCGTCCCTCGCGCCGAAATCCGCGACCACGCCGATCGCGATGGCCGTCGCGCAGGAGATCGGCGGGATTCCGTCGCTGACTGCCGTGCTGGTGATTTCGACCGGGATTTTCGGCGCCGTGTGCGCCCGCGCGATCCTGAACGCGCTGCGCATCGACGAGCCGGCGGTGCGCGGTTTCGCGCTCGGTGTCGCGTCGCACGGGATCGGCACCGCGCGCGCGTTCCAGGTGAGCGAGGAGGCCGGCGCGTTCGCGGGCCTCGGGATGGGACTGAATGGCGTGCTGACCGCATTTGTCGTGCCGGTCCTGCTGCCGGTGCTGTCGCGCTGGATCTGA
- a CDS encoding CidA/LrgA family protein, translated as MLQAFAVLLTFQCLGEGVSYLFGLPVPGPVIGMLLLFGFVMLRPQMADAIEPTALELLRHLSLLFVPAGVGIMVSADRVRGDALAVVVALAVSTSLAIAVTALVTRALLRRQRRADGTAEGTR; from the coding sequence ATGCTGCAGGCGTTCGCGGTCTTGCTGACCTTCCAGTGTCTCGGGGAAGGGGTGTCCTATCTGTTCGGCCTGCCGGTGCCGGGCCCCGTGATCGGCATGCTGCTGCTGTTCGGCTTCGTGATGCTGCGCCCGCAGATGGCCGACGCGATCGAGCCGACGGCGCTCGAGCTGCTGCGCCATCTGTCGCTGCTGTTCGTGCCGGCCGGTGTCGGCATCATGGTGTCGGCCGACCGCGTGCGCGGCGATGCGCTCGCGGTCGTCGTCGCGCTGGCGGTGAGCACGTCGCTCGCGATCGCCGTGACCGCACTCGTCACGCGTGCACTGCTGCGGCGCCAGCGGCGCGCGGACGGCACGGCGGAGGGCACGCGATGA